A region of Mycolicibacterium brumae DNA encodes the following proteins:
- a CDS encoding L,D-transpeptidase, with protein sequence MVGFGLPRWRNLLTGLALGLAVVLGLSACGPSGPHTIADKGTPFRDLLIPTVTVSVAENAVDVPVNQPLVVTADGGVLEDVSLTTADGTELAGQLSPDGVSWSTTDPLPFREQFTLDAKALGLGGVTERQMAFRTPAPDNVTMPYLSPMDGAVVGVGQPVAVRFDENIPDRKAAEKAITITTDPPVEGAFYWLNNREVRWRPEHYWKPGTTVNVDVLTRGIDLGDGLFGDGDAHSTFTIGDEVIATADDNTKTLTIRRSGEVIKTMPISMGKDSTPTSNGTYIIGDRYAELVMDSSTYGVPVGSPNGYRTEVEYATQMSYSGIYVHAAPWSVGQQGYSNASHGCLNVSTDNARWFYDNTKRGDIVEVVNTVGGTLSGTDGLGDWNIPWSTWGAGNADG encoded by the coding sequence ATGGTCGGTTTTGGCCTGCCGCGTTGGCGAAATCTGCTGACCGGGTTGGCGTTGGGCTTGGCCGTGGTGCTCGGATTGAGCGCCTGCGGACCGTCGGGCCCGCACACCATCGCCGACAAGGGCACCCCGTTCCGCGACCTGCTGATCCCGACGGTGACGGTGTCGGTGGCGGAGAACGCGGTGGACGTGCCGGTCAACCAGCCGCTGGTGGTCACCGCCGACGGCGGCGTGCTCGAAGACGTCAGCCTCACCACGGCCGACGGGACCGAACTCGCCGGTCAGCTCAGCCCGGACGGCGTCAGCTGGAGCACCACCGACCCGCTGCCGTTCCGCGAGCAGTTCACCCTGGACGCCAAGGCTTTGGGACTCGGCGGCGTGACCGAACGGCAGATGGCGTTCCGCACCCCGGCCCCGGACAACGTGACCATGCCGTACCTGTCGCCGATGGACGGCGCCGTCGTCGGCGTCGGCCAGCCCGTCGCGGTTCGCTTCGACGAGAACATCCCGGACCGCAAGGCCGCGGAGAAGGCGATCACCATCACCACCGACCCGCCGGTGGAGGGCGCGTTCTACTGGCTGAACAACCGCGAGGTGCGGTGGCGGCCCGAGCACTACTGGAAGCCCGGCACCACCGTGAACGTCGATGTCCTCACTCGCGGCATCGATCTCGGCGACGGGCTGTTCGGCGATGGCGACGCCCACTCCACCTTCACCATCGGTGACGAGGTGATCGCCACCGCCGACGACAACACCAAGACCCTCACCATCCGCCGCAGCGGTGAGGTGATCAAGACCATGCCGATCTCGATGGGCAAGGACAGCACGCCCACCAGCAACGGCACCTACATCATCGGCGACCGCTACGCGGAGTTGGTGATGGACTCGTCCACCTACGGCGTGCCGGTCGGCTCGCCCAACGGGTACCGCACCGAGGTGGAGTACGCCACCCAGATGTCCTACAGCGGCATCTACGTGCATGCCGCGCCGTGGTCCGTCGGCCAGCAGGGGTACTCCAACGCCAGCCACGGGTGCCTGAACGTCAGCACCGACAACGCCCGGTGGTTCTACGACAACACCAAGCGCGGCGACATCGTGGAAGTCGTCAACACCGTCGGCGGCACGCTGTCGGGCACCGACGGCCTGGGGGATTGGAACATCCCCTGGTCCACCTGGGGCGCCGGCAACGCCGACGGGTAG
- a CDS encoding DoxX family protein: MTSTPEESRWQRPVSPSLVDPEDDLPSATYSGDFETTAIPSYQGSPGSSSSGMDVLREPEPLPYVEPAAGRYASAGPVDIAPPIDDERVRAAGRRGTQDLGLLVLRVGFGALLIVHGLHHVFNWWGGTGLSGLESSLVEYGYQHTGILTYVAAATLIGSGVLLVLGLFTPLAAAAALAYLINALLAEVSADGGRNLAFFAPDGNEYLLVLIGVATAVILAGPGRYGFDAGRGWARRPFVGSFLALLLGIGLGVGFWVLFNGANPLG, from the coding sequence GTGACCAGCACACCGGAAGAATCCCGCTGGCAGCGACCTGTTTCGCCGAGCCTGGTGGACCCAGAGGACGATCTGCCCTCGGCGACCTACAGCGGCGATTTCGAAACAACGGCGATCCCCTCCTACCAGGGATCGCCGGGCTCATCGAGCTCCGGCATGGACGTGCTGCGCGAGCCTGAGCCGCTGCCCTACGTCGAACCCGCCGCCGGCCGCTACGCGTCGGCCGGCCCGGTGGACATCGCCCCGCCGATCGACGACGAGCGGGTCCGCGCCGCGGGCCGTCGCGGCACCCAGGACCTGGGTCTGCTGGTGCTGCGGGTGGGCTTCGGCGCGCTGCTGATCGTTCACGGCCTGCATCACGTCTTCAACTGGTGGGGTGGCACGGGCCTGTCCGGGCTGGAATCGTCGCTGGTCGAGTACGGCTACCAGCACACCGGAATCCTGACCTACGTGGCCGCCGCGACGCTGATCGGGTCCGGGGTGCTGCTGGTGCTGGGCCTGTTCACGCCGCTGGCCGCCGCCGCCGCGCTGGCCTACCTGATCAACGCGCTGCTGGCCGAGGTGAGCGCCGACGGCGGACGCAACCTGGCGTTCTTCGCCCCGGACGGCAACGAGTACCTCTTGGTGTTGATCGGTGTGGCCACCGCGGTCATCCTCGCCGGACCGGGCCGATACGGGTTCGACGCCGGCCGGGGCTGGGCCCGGCGACCGTTCGTGGGATCGTTCCTGGCCCTGCTGCTCGGCATCGGGTTGGGCGTCGGCTTCTGGGTGTTGTTCAACGGGGCCAACCCGCTGGGTTAG
- a CDS encoding TetR/AcrR family transcriptional regulator yields the protein MSTDADPGRGRLPALTGDARVDRWREHRVAVQAELVESTLGAIEEHGPDLSIDDVVKAAGVPRPKLYRFFHDKESLFAAVAERAQELVIEAVVPQFDLAGTARGMVHSGLAAYVDLVDERPNLFRFLVGSHFRASSASDLIESGRPLSDAVVAMLSGLIRARDGDGDGLEYVVDAGLGAVALGVLRWLNAPAEPGMPGEALSKAQLVEQLTVFLWGALAACAESRGVALDPDAPIGETGSAV from the coding sequence GTGTCGACCGACGCGGACCCCGGACGCGGGCGACTGCCTGCGTTGACCGGTGATGCCCGGGTGGACCGTTGGCGCGAACATCGGGTCGCCGTGCAGGCCGAACTGGTCGAATCCACCCTGGGGGCGATCGAGGAGCACGGCCCGGATCTGTCCATCGATGACGTCGTCAAGGCCGCAGGCGTGCCGCGGCCCAAGCTGTACCGGTTCTTCCATGACAAGGAGTCGCTGTTCGCCGCCGTGGCCGAACGCGCCCAGGAGCTGGTCATCGAGGCGGTGGTGCCGCAGTTCGACCTCGCGGGCACCGCGCGCGGCATGGTCCATTCCGGGCTGGCCGCCTATGTGGATCTGGTCGATGAGCGCCCGAACCTGTTCCGGTTCCTGGTCGGTTCGCATTTCCGCGCCAGTTCCGCCTCGGACCTGATCGAGAGCGGGCGTCCGCTCTCGGATGCGGTGGTGGCGATGCTGTCCGGGCTGATCCGCGCGCGTGACGGCGACGGCGACGGGTTGGAGTACGTCGTCGACGCCGGACTGGGCGCGGTCGCCCTCGGCGTGCTGCGCTGGTTGAACGCCCCGGCCGAGCCCGGGATGCCCGGCGAGGCGCTGTCCAAGGCGCAGCTGGTCGAGCAGCTGACGGTGTTCCTGTGGGGGGCGCTGGCGGCCTGCGCGGAATCTCGCGGTGTCGCGCTCGATCCGGACGCGCCGATCGGCGAGACCGGCTCCGCGGTCTGA
- a CDS encoding oxidoreductase gives MTSTRPWRPEDIPDQTGRTFVITGANGGLGEVLTRALVAKGATVVMACRNTAKAAEIADAITADVGGAGQIRVEALDLGDLASVRDFAERQGEFDVLINNAGLMNVPFSRTKDGFETQFGVNHLGHYALTGLLLDKVRDRVVSVSSIAHKQTPKLWIDDLNYENRWYQRNLAYAQSKLANLMFGRELQRRLTEAGSAKRSYVAHPGVSGTDLFTKTETLMDRVAKHGARLVGHPPERAAQSILLAATSPDADPTVYWGPTKFGQTQGPPQSSPSTKLSRNERLWLRLWDESERLTGVSFGL, from the coding sequence ATGACGTCGACGCGGCCATGGCGGCCCGAGGACATTCCTGACCAGACCGGTCGAACCTTCGTGATCACCGGCGCCAACGGCGGCCTCGGCGAGGTGCTCACCCGGGCGCTGGTCGCCAAGGGCGCCACCGTGGTGATGGCCTGCCGTAACACCGCCAAGGCCGCCGAGATCGCCGACGCGATCACCGCCGACGTCGGCGGCGCGGGGCAGATCCGGGTGGAGGCGCTCGATCTGGGGGACCTGGCCTCGGTCCGGGACTTCGCCGAACGGCAGGGCGAGTTCGACGTGCTGATCAACAACGCCGGGCTGATGAACGTGCCGTTCAGCCGAACCAAGGACGGATTCGAGACCCAGTTCGGTGTCAATCACCTGGGCCACTACGCGCTCACCGGCCTGCTGCTGGACAAGGTGCGCGACCGCGTGGTCAGCGTCTCCAGCATCGCGCACAAGCAGACGCCCAAGCTCTGGATCGACGACCTCAACTATGAAAACCGTTGGTATCAGAGGAATCTGGCCTACGCGCAGTCCAAACTGGCGAACCTGATGTTCGGCCGTGAGCTGCAACGCCGGCTGACGGAGGCCGGTTCGGCGAAGCGGTCCTATGTGGCGCACCCCGGCGTTTCGGGCACCGATCTGTTCACCAAGACCGAGACGCTGATGGATCGGGTGGCCAAGCACGGCGCGCGACTGGTCGGCCACCCCCCCGAGCGGGCCGCGCAGTCCATCCTGCTGGCGGCCACCAGCCCCGACGCCGATCCGACGGTCTACTGGGGCCCGACGAAGTTCGGCCAGACCCAGGGGCCGCCGCAGTCGAGCCCGTCGACCAAGTTGTCCCGCAACGAGCGGCTGTGGCTGCGGCTGTGGGACGAATCGGAGCGGTTGACCGGAGTCTCGTTCGGCCTCTAG
- a CDS encoding ABC1 kinase family protein: MSKPSRRDTDELATSRIRRGAQLGGLAAKETLRRVTLKAGAAVITESRHEQLLDRANQRLARDFVAVLGSMRGAAMKVGQLLSVMDLGIVDPDARESFRKHLARLQGSVDAMPFDRMRPVIEADLGAPVEDLFATFDTHAFAAASIGQVYRATTRDGRAVAVKVQYPGVRAAVRADLKNLALFLRMQKSLVPTIAATEFIEEVTAELSQELDYRTELANQLAVARRFRGHPFAHIPAVLPELSAGSVLTTEYIEGRSAAEVADLPADERDRVGEMIYRFYYGSLFRDCAFNGDAHPGNFLYRPDGRVSFLDFGLYKRMDPAAVDFERRAWLLGIAGDGDGLRDIMEAYGVLRPGSTVSGQDCLRYTLDAAGWNFVDDYVAVRPIDVSAALLGVINPAAESFRTMRAERLPPEHLFSRRLDFLMFGTLGQIGAGGNWRRIAAEWLDGAPPSTELGRAEADWLAQPRER; encoded by the coding sequence GTGTCCAAACCGTCGAGACGCGACACGGACGAGCTCGCCACCTCACGGATCCGTCGCGGCGCCCAACTCGGCGGCTTGGCGGCCAAGGAGACACTGCGACGGGTCACCTTGAAGGCCGGGGCGGCCGTCATCACCGAATCCCGGCACGAACAGCTGCTGGACCGGGCCAACCAGCGGCTGGCCCGTGATTTCGTGGCGGTGCTGGGCAGCATGCGGGGCGCCGCCATGAAGGTCGGCCAGCTGCTGTCGGTGATGGACCTCGGCATCGTGGACCCCGACGCCCGGGAGTCCTTCCGCAAGCATTTGGCCAGATTGCAGGGCTCGGTCGACGCGATGCCGTTCGACCGGATGCGGCCGGTGATCGAGGCGGATCTCGGGGCCCCGGTCGAGGACCTGTTCGCCACCTTCGACACCCACGCGTTCGCCGCGGCGTCGATCGGCCAGGTGTATCGGGCCACCACTCGCGACGGGCGGGCGGTCGCGGTCAAGGTGCAGTACCCGGGGGTGCGCGCGGCGGTGCGGGCCGACCTGAAGAACCTCGCGCTGTTCCTGCGGATGCAGAAATCGCTGGTGCCGACGATCGCGGCGACCGAGTTCATCGAGGAGGTCACCGCCGAACTCTCCCAGGAACTCGACTACCGCACGGAGCTGGCGAATCAGCTCGCGGTGGCGCGCCGGTTCCGTGGGCACCCGTTCGCGCACATCCCGGCGGTGCTGCCGGAGCTGAGCGCCGGCTCGGTGCTGACCACCGAGTACATCGAGGGGCGCTCGGCCGCCGAGGTCGCCGACCTGCCGGCCGACGAGCGCGACCGGGTGGGGGAGATGATCTACCGGTTCTACTACGGCTCGCTGTTTCGCGACTGCGCGTTCAACGGCGACGCCCACCCGGGCAATTTCCTGTATCGGCCCGACGGGCGGGTGAGCTTCCTGGACTTCGGGCTGTACAAACGGATGGATCCGGCGGCGGTCGACTTCGAGCGTCGCGCCTGGTTGCTGGGCATCGCCGGCGACGGCGACGGGCTGCGCGACATCATGGAGGCCTACGGCGTGCTGCGGCCCGGTTCGACGGTGTCGGGGCAGGATTGCCTGCGCTACACCCTGGACGCGGCCGGCTGGAACTTCGTCGACGACTATGTCGCGGTGCGCCCGATCGACGTCAGCGCGGCGTTGCTGGGGGTGATCAACCCGGCGGCGGAGTCGTTCCGCACCATGCGGGCCGAGCGGCTGCCGCCGGAGCATCTGTTCTCCCGACGGCTGGACTTCCTGATGTTCGGCACCCTCGGCCAGATCGGCGCGGGTGGCAACTGGCGGCGGATCGCCGCGGAATGGCTCGACGGCGCGCCGCCGTCGACGGAGCTGGGGCGCGCCGAGGCCGATTGGCTCGCGCAGCCGCGGGAACGCTGA
- a CDS encoding SDR family NAD(P)-dependent oxidoreductase has translation MKDFTDKVAVITGAGSGIGRSLAVKLAGHGARLALSDIDTAAVADTANTCEKMGAQAAPFTLDVSDRDAVYAHADDVRGQFGQVNLVFNNAGVALQANVEDMAWEDFEWLMNINFWGVAYGTKAFLPHLIESGDGHIVNVSSVFGLMGIPSQSAYNAAKFAVRGFTEALRQEMRAARHPVGVTCVHPGGIKTNIAVNARGVPDGDREQVGKGFETIALTHPDSAARIILGGVRRNQPRVLIGPDARVFDAIPRVIGPRYQDVGAPVYRLAQSVAGRFGITL, from the coding sequence ATGAAGGACTTCACCGACAAGGTCGCCGTCATCACCGGCGCGGGATCGGGAATCGGCCGCAGCCTGGCGGTCAAACTCGCCGGACACGGCGCCCGGCTCGCACTGTCCGATATCGACACCGCGGCGGTCGCCGACACCGCCAACACCTGCGAGAAGATGGGCGCGCAGGCGGCGCCGTTCACCCTCGACGTGTCCGACCGGGACGCGGTCTACGCGCACGCCGACGACGTCCGAGGCCAGTTCGGCCAGGTCAACCTGGTGTTCAACAACGCAGGCGTGGCGCTGCAGGCCAACGTCGAGGACATGGCCTGGGAAGACTTCGAATGGTTGATGAACATCAACTTCTGGGGCGTCGCCTACGGCACGAAGGCGTTCCTGCCGCACCTCATCGAATCCGGCGACGGCCACATCGTCAACGTGTCCTCGGTGTTCGGGCTGATGGGCATCCCGTCCCAAAGCGCGTACAACGCGGCGAAGTTCGCGGTCCGCGGCTTCACCGAGGCGCTGCGCCAGGAGATGCGCGCCGCCCGGCATCCGGTCGGGGTGACCTGCGTGCATCCCGGCGGGATCAAGACGAACATCGCCGTCAACGCCCGCGGTGTGCCCGACGGCGACCGCGAGCAGGTCGGCAAGGGCTTCGAGACGATCGCGCTCACCCACCCCGACTCGGCGGCGCGGATCATCCTGGGCGGCGTGCGGCGCAATCAGCCCCGGGTGCTGATCGGGCCCGACGCGCGGGTCTTCGACGCGATCCCGCGCGTCATCGGCCCGCGCTATCAGGACGTCGGGGCGCCGGTGTACCGGCTGGCCCAGTCGGTCGCGGGCAGGTTCGGCATCACGCTCTGA
- a CDS encoding TetR/AcrR family transcriptional regulator, giving the protein MSAIPAAPRRRRGRPPVANLEEQRRAQIVAAAVAVFTAQGYEDTSMSDIARQAGIGQGTLYRYVAGKRELLDLVFDHSAEQLLDVVRPSLFSDAAPNAPEDILARFDDALTALTAAIDEQPELLALVLVEAAAIDEELKLRALGLEASVAGMVAGLFEDARDAGFLRPGADPAVLGALVAKLMVPAGLREVMGSSEAARRRRYRATMLDFVRHGVFSRGDGDTP; this is encoded by the coding sequence GTGTCAGCCATCCCGGCCGCACCGCGCCGCAGGCGCGGCCGGCCGCCGGTGGCCAACTTGGAGGAACAGCGGCGCGCGCAGATCGTCGCCGCCGCGGTCGCCGTGTTCACCGCGCAAGGCTACGAGGACACCTCCATGTCCGACATCGCCCGACAGGCCGGCATCGGCCAGGGCACCCTGTATCGCTACGTCGCCGGCAAACGCGAATTGCTGGACCTGGTCTTCGACCACTCCGCCGAGCAACTGCTCGACGTGGTTCGTCCCAGCCTGTTCTCCGACGCCGCGCCGAACGCGCCGGAAGACATCCTGGCCCGCTTCGACGACGCCCTGACCGCGCTCACCGCAGCGATCGACGAGCAACCCGAGCTGCTGGCCCTGGTGCTGGTCGAGGCTGCCGCCATCGACGAGGAGCTCAAGCTCCGCGCGCTGGGTCTGGAGGCCAGCGTCGCCGGGATGGTCGCCGGGCTGTTCGAGGACGCCAGGGACGCGGGCTTCCTACGCCCCGGCGCCGACCCGGCCGTGCTGGGCGCCTTGGTGGCCAAACTGATGGTGCCGGCCGGGTTGCGCGAGGTGATGGGCAGCTCCGAGGCCGCCCGCCGGCGGCGCTACCGCGCGACGATGCTCGATTTCGTCCGGCACGGAGTGTTCTCCCGGGGCGACGGGGACACACCGTGA
- a CDS encoding TetR/AcrR family transcriptional regulator yields MTRAPASESDRRTQLTRAAFEVFTDRGYRNCSVADIVSAAGLSHGSFYNYFSNRREILDATIDLGLAERGPELAVPDDPAATLEEFLDAVTAPLRSLHSLSETDNKLVSLIVFDAGAIDDELTRRAVEIFGSFAEAIGRQIEHGVRAGYLRPELDAEILGEMVLCMSLTALLPAHGGADLPDGIDHLVTQMRELLRAALAA; encoded by the coding sequence GTGACCCGCGCGCCCGCATCGGAGTCCGATCGGCGCACCCAGCTGACCCGGGCTGCGTTCGAGGTGTTCACCGACCGCGGATACCGCAACTGTTCGGTGGCCGACATCGTCTCGGCGGCTGGGCTGAGCCACGGGTCCTTCTACAACTACTTCAGCAACCGGCGCGAGATCCTCGACGCCACCATCGATCTCGGCCTGGCCGAACGCGGGCCGGAGCTCGCAGTTCCCGATGATCCGGCGGCGACGCTGGAGGAATTCCTCGACGCGGTGACCGCGCCGCTGCGCTCCTTGCATTCGCTGTCGGAGACCGACAACAAGCTGGTCTCGCTGATCGTGTTCGACGCCGGCGCCATCGACGATGAGTTGACCCGGCGCGCGGTGGAGATCTTCGGGTCCTTCGCGGAGGCGATCGGCCGACAGATCGAACACGGCGTGCGGGCCGGGTATCTGCGGCCCGAGCTGGACGCCGAGATCCTCGGCGAGATGGTGCTGTGCATGAGCCTGACGGCGCTGCTGCCCGCGCACGGCGGCGCCGATTTGCCGGACGGCATCGACCATCTCGTCACTCAGATGCGAGAGCTGTTGCGCGCCGCGCTCGCCGCCTAG